The region GATCACGTGCCTTCAACCTACGAGGGAACAGCAGCTACAAATACAATGAGCGACAAAGGTGTTGAGCTTATCTTTAGATATGCTCTTGAAGGTTCTATGGGCTCACCTCTTACTTTAAGAGTAAAACTCATCGACGCAAAGACTGCAACTACAAGGTATGAGAGAGTTTATAACATGCCTGATGGTGCAAAGTATCCGTTTTTGGCACACAAAAGTATAGTTGAGCTAACAAATGAGCTAAATTTACCACCAGTTGGCTGGATGGAGAAATTTATCATCCTAGCAAAATACACTTCAGCTCGCCAAAGCTCTATTATAGTGGCTGATTACACACTTACATATCAAAAGACAATCGTAAGTGGCGGCCTAAATATCTTCCCTAAATGGGCAGGCGCTGATCAGAGTAAATTTTACTACACATCTTATGTAAATAACAGACCAACTTTGTTTAGATATGATCTAAATTCAGGCACTAAAACAAAGATAATAGATAGTATGGGTATGCTTATAGCATCTGATGTTAGCAAAGATGGAAGTAAAATTCTATTAACTATGGCTCCAAAAGATCAACCAGATATTTTCATCTATAATACAGGTAGCAAAAAATTAACTCAGATCACAAACTATCCAGGCATTGATGTAAATGGAAATTTCGTAGATAATGACAGCAGAATAGTTTTTGTCTCAGATAGACTTGGATATCCAAACATCTTTGCAACACCTGCAACTTCAGGCGGAAGTGTTGAGCAAATGGTATTTCATGGCAAAAATAATAACTCAGTAAGCACTTTTGAAAACTATGTAGTTTATTCAAGTAGAGAGGCTAGTGGTGGCTTTAATATCTATCTAATCTCAACTCAAACAGATTTTATCCGTCAGCTTACAGCAAATGGTAAAAATAACTATCCAAGATTTTCAAGTGACGGTCAAAGTGTTGTATTTATCAAAGAACTTGGCGGTCAAAGCTCGCTTGGCGTTGTTAGATTAAATGAAAACAGAAGTTTCCAATTTCCACTAAAAGTAGGTAAAATTCAATCTATTGATTGGTAATATTTAAAAAAAATATGTTATAATTCGACCAAATTTTTCAAAAAGGATAAGGAATGAAAAAAGTAGTTCTAGCAAGTGTTGCAGTTGCAACTTTATTGTTGAGCGGTTGTAGCTCTAAAAACCCTGAAGTTGATATGAATGCAAATTCAAATCAATCTGCAGATAACTCAGGTAGCATGAGTGATGCTGATAGATTAGCAGCTCTTATCGCTAACATCGAGAGCCAAGTTAAAAGCGTATACTTTGACTTTGATAAATTCAATATCAAAGCTGACCAACAAGGTGTTGTTAGCTCAAATGCATCAGTATTCAACCAAGCTGACGCTCAAGCTCTTTCTATAAAAGTAGAAGGTAACTGCGACGAGTGGGGTACAGATGAGTATAACTATGCTCTTGGTCTAAAACGTGCTAAAAGTGCTAAAGACGCTCTTGTAAGAAATGGCGTTAGCGCTGATAGAATCGCTGTAGTAAGCTTTGGCGAAAGCAACCCAGTTTGTACAGACAAAACAAAAGCTTGCGACGCTCAAAACAGACGTGCAGATTTCAAAGTACTTCCTTAATCTGTAAGTAATTAAGTAATAATGAATAAAAAAATAATCATTGCGGCTCTTCTTGGAGCCGCTTTCTCTATAGGTTCAGCTCAAGAAGTTTCGGCATTTGACGCAGGTAATATGGATAGCGCAAATCCATATGGACTAACAGATGATGAAAAGGCAACTCTAAGCAATAAAAGAAGTGTTCAAAATATTGAAGAAAACATGGATAATGTTTCAGAACAACTTCAAGGTTTGCAAAGCTTGATCGAGAGCATGAGTGCTAGGATGAACAAGCTTGAGCAAAGAATGAACGATATCGAAACCAAAGTCAATGGTGGTATAAGCGATTCTGGTGTAAGTTTGACATCATTAAAAGCTTATGTTGATGAGACTAGAGATATACAAGATAAAAACTATAAAAATATTACTGCTGCCTTAAATAAATTAGGCGCGATAATGGATAAGAACGCTGCTCAACCAAAGCAAAATGCAAATCCAAAACAACAAAATAAGCCAACTTCAAATTTTAGTGGCAAAAGCGACAAGGACATTTTAGCTGATGGCATTAAGCTTTTAAATTCTGGCAATAGCACAGAAGCAGCTGAGTATTTTGAATATTTAAACAAAAAAGGCTATAAAACTGGTGCTTCAAATTATTATCTAGGTGAAGTTGCTTATAGTCAAAAATCATACAGTACAGCCATACAATACTATAAAAAAAGTATACAAAGTGAAGATAAGGCTGACTACACTCCAAAACTTTTGTATCACACAGCTATAAGCTTTGATAAGATCGGTGATACTCAAAGTGCAAATAGGTTTTATAAGGCTTTAAAAGTAGGCTATCCAGATAGCAAAGAAGCCAAAGCCGCTCCTAACAGAAACTAAAATTTACTCTTTTTTAGATATAATCTCACATTAATCAAAACTAAATTCCAAGGAGATTATTGTGAGTAAAGATCAAGTTATAACAATGTTTTATGAGCTAAAAGACGCTAATACTGGCGAAATTTTAGAGTCAAATATGCAAGAAGGTGGTCAAATTTCTTTTATTACGAGACATGGTCACATTATAGAAAAGCTTGAAGAAGAAGTTAGCAAACTAAAATCAGGCGACAAAGCTACTATAAACATTAAGGCTGCTGAGGGTTGTGGCGAATACAATAAAGATGCCATCCAATCACTTCCAAAAGAGCAATTTGCTGGTATAGACCTACATGAAGGCATGGAACTTTTTGGTCAAAATGAAGATGGCTCAAGCGTTCGCGTCATCGTTAAAGAGATCAAAGATGACGAAGTAACAGTTGATTTTAACCACCCATACGCTGGCAAAGACTTGCTATTTAATGTTGAAATTTTAGAAGTTAGAGACGCAACTGAAGATGAAAAAGCAACTGGCATGGTAGCAGGCGCTCACACTTGCGGTTGTGGAGGACATGATCATGATCACGAGCATGAGTGCTGCGGTGGTCACGGACATGGCGAAGGTGGTTGCGGTTGCGGTGGTCACGGACATCACCACCACTAAGAAGCCAAAATGAAAAAATTTGCTTTTATTTTTGCGGGTCAAGGCTCGCAAAGTGTTGGCATGGGGAAAGATTTTTATGAAAATTTCTCTTCGGCAAAACTTCTATTAAATGACGCTTGCAACGATACAGGCATTGATTTTGAAGAGCTTTTATTTACGCAAAACGACAAGCTAGATAAGACAGAATTTACTCAGCCTGCCATCGTTTTAAACTCGCTTATGAGCTATCTAGCTTTTAGCGAGCACATAAAAGCTAAGCCAGAGTTTAGCCTAGGTCACTCGCTAGGAGAATTTACAGCCCTTGCGGTTAGTGGCGCATTTAGCTTTGTTGAAGCGATTAGACTTGTAAATTTACGTGGTAAATTTATGCAAGAGGCTTGTGTTGGTAAAGATGCTGGCATGATGGTAGTGCTAGGTCTTAGTGACGAGGTCGTTGAGGAAATTTGCAAAAACGCACAAAATGAGGGCTTAAAAATTTACGCTGCAAACTACAACTGCGACGGACAGATAGTAGTTGCCGGCGTGAGGGCTGATCTGGCAAGCTATGAGGCAAAATTTAAAGAAGCAGGTGCAAAAAGAGCGATGCTTTTAAATATGTCAGTAGCTAGCCACTGCCCGATACTTGAGCCAGCTAGCGTTAGGCTAGCAAACGAGCTTGAGGGCGTTTTGGCTGCGAATTTTGCCCCAGTCGTTTCAAACGTAAATGCAAAAATTTATACTGATAAAAATGAAGCGCTAGTTCTTTTAAAAGAGCAGCTAACGCATCCAGTTCGCTACAAGCAAAGCATCAAAAACTACGAAAACGAGGTTGATTGCTTTATCGAGCTAGGTGCTGCGACACTAAAAGGCATAAACAAAAAGATCACGGAAAAACCGACATATAGCGTCACTGATATGGCGAGCCTTGAAGAGGTTGTGAAGATTTTGGAGGAGAGATGATAGCGATACTTGGAGCGATGCAAGAGGAGATAACGCCGATCCTTGAGATGGTTGGCGAGTATAAAACTACCGAATATGCAAATAATAAATTTTATGAGGCAAACTACAAAGGCAAAGACCTAGTCATCGCCTACTCGAAGATCGGCAAGGTAAATGCGGCGATCACTGCGACCTTGATGATAGAGAAATTTAGGGCTTCAAAGCTGCTTTTTACTGGCGTTGCAGGCTCACTTGATGAGAACTTAAAGATAGGCGATATGCTATATGCCACTAGCCTTGTGCAGCATGACCTTGACATCACGGCTTTTGGACATCCATACGGCTTTGTGCCAGGGACAAGTATCTTTGTAAAAAGCGATGAGAGCCTAAATGAGCTAGCTAAAAATGTCGCTAGCAAAAAGGGCATGAGCTTAAATTCAGGTATCATCGCAACTGGTGATCAGTTCATCTGCGACAACGAGAAAAAAGAGTGGATCAAAAAGATATTTAACGCAAGTGCTACCGAGATGGAAGGTGCGAGCGTTGCGCTAGTTTGTGAGACGCTTGGCGTGCCATTTTTCATCCTTAGAGCCATCAGCGACGGAGCTGGTAATGAGGCTGAATTTGACTTTGATAAATTCTTACAAGACTCAGCAAACGTCAGCGCTAAATTTATCCTAGAAATGGTGGAGAGCTTATGATAGAGCTTAGTAAGAGACTGCTTAGGCAAGTTGGCCAGACAAACGCTAGATATAAGATGATAGAAGGTGGAGATAAGATCTTGCTTGGCCTTAGCGGCGGCAAGGATAGCCTCGCACTCGCTCACGTGCTAAAGCACATCCAAAACGTCACACCTGAGAAATTTGAATTTAAGGCGGTAACGCTAAGCTACGGCATGGGCGAAGACTACGCATATCTTACCAAGCACTGCAACGAGCATGGTATAGAGCACGAGGTGATCGATAGCTCGATATTTGAGATATCAAAGGAGAAGATACGTAAAAATTCTAGCTTTTGCAGCTTTTTCTCGCGCATGAGAAGAGGGTATCTTTACACCTATGCGCTAAAGCACGGCTTTAACAAGCTCGCGATCGCTCACCACTTGGACGACGCAGCAGAGAGCTTTTTTATGAATTTCACCTACAATGGCGCGCTAAGGACGCTTGCTCCAAAATACAAAGCAAAAAACGGCATCGTCGTGATCAGGCCATTTATCTTTGTGCGTGAGAGACAGCTTCGCGAAAATGCGATCAAAAATGAGCTAAGAGTTGTTGGCGATGAGGCGTGTCCTGCGATGAGATTTGACGTGAAGATGCCACACGCTAGATATGAGACTAAGCAGCTTCTAGCAAATTTAGAAAAAGAAAATCCAAAGCTCTTTACATCGCTTAAAGCAGCATTTGAAAACATCCACACAGATACATTTTTTGGTATCAATGAAGGCAGTGAAGAGTAAATTTAACTCTTCATTTTGCCCTTTAAAGTTAAATTTAAAACCAAATTTCTTACAACCACCCAAAAGTCACAACTCATTTTGAAGCTGGAACGCTCCTTGATTACTAAATATAAATTTGATAAGCAAGGATGAAAAATGAGCATTTTTAGTGTTAGCACGCAAAAGTATAGCTCAGTAGCGACTGAGGCAAAAGCAAGGAAACTTCAAAAAGAGCAGTCTGAAAGTGCCAAATTTCAAAACGCTCTTGCAAATAATGAAAAAACAAAAGACATTGCACAAAATTTACAAAGACTTGAGCTTACAAAAGATACACAGCAAAGCATTTATAGCGTGAAATTTAAAGATAAAAACGAGCTTGGCTATCAAAGTGACAATGCTGGCTTTATGGACGCTAGCTTTAATAAAGCAGCCGGCTTGCCACAGGACTTTAAGCTTCACAAAAGCACGATAAAAGAATTTCTAAACTTCGCAACAAAGCAAAATAACATAAATAGCGTCCTTTACAGCAACGCAAGCGGGAAGCTTTTTGACAATGACGTCTTTGAAAATATCGACATTGCAGACACGATAGGTCAGTATTACGCTATCTTTTCTCAAGTAATGGGCAAGAGTTTAAACAAAGATAGTTTTACAGATAGCGACCTAGCAAGCCTGCCAAAAGGCTACATCTCGCAAGGTATGAAAGGCATTGATTTTAATGCAGATTTGAGCGATAGATCAAATATTGACTTTTTAAATAGTCGCAAAAACGAGGTCGTGACAAACATCTTTAGCAGCGAAGATGAAATGAAGCTCGCATCAAATTTAAGCGAAGATCTAGCAAAGCTAGGCATAAAAACGAACCTCAAAAAGCTAAATTTTGCAAATTTAGAGCAGGAAAACACTGGTGGCTTTAGCCCAGATCTCTCTTACTATAAAACGGAGTCTGGTTACAAAAAAGAGGCTTTGTTTATTAGCTTTTTAAAGTCAGAAAACCCTGCGATCCTAGAGGGCGGAGAGACTACGCTAAAGCCTGAAGTCTTGCTAAACAACGCTTTCATCGCTGCCCAGACCAAAGATCATAGAAGCAAAAGCTTGAGCGATGTAGCTACTCTTAAAAAGCTAGCAGAAGATAGAGAAAATTTTAAAAATTTAGTGCTTGAGCTACTAAAAAACAGCACCGTAAAGCCAAGCGAAGATAATATAAATTTAGCTTTTAACAAGCTAAATCAAATTTATGCTTTAGGCAGGCAAAAGTAGCTAAATTTACTAGGTAAAACTTTTTACAAAAAAGACGATATCTTTGGTATGAAGCTAAAAGGATATTAGATGATAAACGCACTTGGTAGCTACCCTTTAAATTTAGAGCAGAACATAAAGGTATCAACCAAAGTTGCCACCAACCAAACTAGCTCTCTAGTTTTAGGCTACAAGGTAGATAAAGATGGCTACTTTATAGATGAGTTTAATAAGCAAGCTGGCATTCCAAGTGATTATAAAATTCACTCAAGCACTCTGGAGTCATTAGTCAGGATAGAGACGCAGTCTGACTATATGCAAAGGACTTTTGATAGCATCGACATACTAAAAACCGTAAATAATGCCTACAAAATCCTCTCACAAGTAGTTGGCGAAGACACACTAAACTCAAAAGATAGCTTTAGCTTAGATGAGATAAGAAATTTCCCTCAAGGCTTTTCTTATAACCGCCAAAGCATGCAAGTAACCAAGATCCATAACTCCATTCATGAATTTGGCTCGGCTGCGGCTGATTTTAACGGCAAAGAGTCAAATAAGCAGATGATAAGCGCGCTTTTTTTCAACCCAAGCTTTAAAGGAGGAGACGGCAGACAGCCACTAAAGCCAACAACAGATATCTTTAACAACAACAATGGCGGCAAGGAGAGTGTGGGAAGTGGTGTATTTATGGATCCGCATGGAGAGAAATACACTAATAAAGATGGCTCAATAACTAAAGGCGGACTTATAGCAGCCGTTATAAACAACAACCTTGATGTGAGAGAGGGCGAGACAACAGCACAAGGCAAAAGAGAAGGCTATGATAAGAGCATAGATAGTAAAGAATTTAATAGAGCTTTTGAGCTGTTTGAACTTATGGGCGAGATGAAATTTGGACCTGGCTTTATAAATGCTACCGATA is a window of Campylobacter concisus DNA encoding:
- a CDS encoding 5'-methylthioadenosine/adenosylhomocysteine nucleosidase; this translates as MIAILGAMQEEITPILEMVGEYKTTEYANNKFYEANYKGKDLVIAYSKIGKVNAAITATLMIEKFRASKLLFTGVAGSLDENLKIGDMLYATSLVQHDLDITAFGHPYGFVPGTSIFVKSDESLNELAKNVASKKGMSLNSGIIATGDQFICDNEKKEWIKKIFNASATEMEGASVALVCETLGVPFFILRAISDGAGNEAEFDFDKFLQDSANVSAKFILEMVESL
- a CDS encoding tRNA 2-thiocytidine biosynthesis TtcA family protein; this translates as MIELSKRLLRQVGQTNARYKMIEGGDKILLGLSGGKDSLALAHVLKHIQNVTPEKFEFKAVTLSYGMGEDYAYLTKHCNEHGIEHEVIDSSIFEISKEKIRKNSSFCSFFSRMRRGYLYTYALKHGFNKLAIAHHLDDAAESFFMNFTYNGALRTLAPKYKAKNGIVVIRPFIFVRERQLRENAIKNELRVVGDEACPAMRFDVKMPHARYETKQLLANLEKENPKLFTSLKAAFENIHTDTFFGINEGSEE
- a CDS encoding OmpA family protein; this translates as MKKVVLASVAVATLLLSGCSSKNPEVDMNANSNQSADNSGSMSDADRLAALIANIESQVKSVYFDFDKFNIKADQQGVVSSNASVFNQADAQALSIKVEGNCDEWGTDEYNYALGLKRAKSAKDALVRNGVSADRIAVVSFGESNPVCTDKTKACDAQNRRADFKVLP
- a CDS encoding Cj0814 family flagellar-dependent secreted protein yields the protein MINALGSYPLNLEQNIKVSTKVATNQTSSLVLGYKVDKDGYFIDEFNKQAGIPSDYKIHSSTLESLVRIETQSDYMQRTFDSIDILKTVNNAYKILSQVVGEDTLNSKDSFSLDEIRNFPQGFSYNRQSMQVTKIHNSIHEFGSAAADFNGKESNKQMISALFFNPSFKGGDGRQPLKPTTDIFNNNNGGKESVGSGVFMDPHGEKYTNKDGSITKGGLIAAVINNNLDVREGETTAQGKREGYDKSIDSKEFNRAFELFELMGEMKFGPGFINATDNDIAGMPKYMQDYIRSKRDFIYIDLESGFVSTPEDRRRGYEEDELSFKKMMEHNLKMLKLLFGEIDKDGKKSKDFMDSFLKFSMPPLNLVKELNENPAGKYLVDMLGIKRDVDIKA
- a CDS encoding FKBP-type peptidyl-prolyl cis-trans isomerase, producing MIVSKDQVITMFYELKDANTGEILESNMQEGGQISFITRHGHIIEKLEEEVSKLKSGDKATINIKAAEGCGEYNKDAIQSLPKEQFAGIDLHEGMELFGQNEDGSSVRVIVKEIKDDEVTVDFNHPYAGKDLLFNVEILEVRDATEDEKATGMVAGAHTCGCGGHDHDHEHECCGGHGHGEGGCGCGGHGHHHH
- the fabD gene encoding ACP S-malonyltransferase, producing MKKFAFIFAGQGSQSVGMGKDFYENFSSAKLLLNDACNDTGIDFEELLFTQNDKLDKTEFTQPAIVLNSLMSYLAFSEHIKAKPEFSLGHSLGEFTALAVSGAFSFVEAIRLVNLRGKFMQEACVGKDAGMMVVLGLSDEVVEEICKNAQNEGLKIYAANYNCDGQIVVAGVRADLASYEAKFKEAGAKRAMLLNMSVASHCPILEPASVRLANELEGVLAANFAPVVSNVNAKIYTDKNEALVLLKEQLTHPVRYKQSIKNYENEVDCFIELGAATLKGINKKITEKPTYSVTDMASLEEVVKILEER
- the tolB gene encoding Tol-Pal system protein TolB, which codes for MKKIFLFLCVALGLYAADATISVVNQGVALPKIALQDATTAVSDMNFKDKFFKIMLGDLKVSSDFEVIEDHVPSTYEGTAATNTMSDKGVELIFRYALEGSMGSPLTLRVKLIDAKTATTRYERVYNMPDGAKYPFLAHKSIVELTNELNLPPVGWMEKFIILAKYTSARQSSIIVADYTLTYQKTIVSGGLNIFPKWAGADQSKFYYTSYVNNRPTLFRYDLNSGTKTKIIDSMGMLIASDVSKDGSKILLTMAPKDQPDIFIYNTGSKKLTQITNYPGIDVNGNFVDNDSRIVFVSDRLGYPNIFATPATSGGSVEQMVFHGKNNNSVSTFENYVVYSSREASGGFNIYLISTQTDFIRQLTANGKNNYPRFSSDGQSVVFIKELGGQSSLGVVRLNENRSFQFPLKVGKIQSIDW
- a CDS encoding tetratricopeptide repeat protein; translated protein: MNKKIIIAALLGAAFSIGSAQEVSAFDAGNMDSANPYGLTDDEKATLSNKRSVQNIEENMDNVSEQLQGLQSLIESMSARMNKLEQRMNDIETKVNGGISDSGVSLTSLKAYVDETRDIQDKNYKNITAALNKLGAIMDKNAAQPKQNANPKQQNKPTSNFSGKSDKDILADGIKLLNSGNSTEAAEYFEYLNKKGYKTGASNYYLGEVAYSQKSYSTAIQYYKKSIQSEDKADYTPKLLYHTAISFDKIGDTQSANRFYKALKVGYPDSKEAKAAPNRN
- a CDS encoding Cj0814 family flagellar-dependent secreted protein, translated to MSIFSVSTQKYSSVATEAKARKLQKEQSESAKFQNALANNEKTKDIAQNLQRLELTKDTQQSIYSVKFKDKNELGYQSDNAGFMDASFNKAAGLPQDFKLHKSTIKEFLNFATKQNNINSVLYSNASGKLFDNDVFENIDIADTIGQYYAIFSQVMGKSLNKDSFTDSDLASLPKGYISQGMKGIDFNADLSDRSNIDFLNSRKNEVVTNIFSSEDEMKLASNLSEDLAKLGIKTNLKKLNFANLEQENTGGFSPDLSYYKTESGYKKEALFISFLKSENPAILEGGETTLKPEVLLNNAFIAAQTKDHRSKSLSDVATLKKLAEDRENFKNLVLELLKNSTVKPSEDNINLAFNKLNQIYALGRQK